A window of Thunnus thynnus chromosome 17, fThuThy2.1, whole genome shotgun sequence contains these coding sequences:
- the LOC137201079 gene encoding centriolar coiled-coil protein of 110 kDa-like, producing the protein MCGCQEMESYDEFCLRSLAVLQEEGKLRKRTCEPLCSLKARSVIRFHGRAVLSPLLSAEQRNEMCDYRRRAVQLELDMQSKQRNKIFARVQDILDQAQAYKVPSEEADKLPVSKSATVGGYTLITDSPGLARDSGLGLQTSDQTASACPDTAILNGYKAAEEVKVEREEKSEEEEEEEEEEEEEEEEEEEDISLDSLLKRSREYVKREQSQHGSKVVHAVTRTPPPEMVSEQENKTSSPMGDTGVEFGFSLHHSPNGPPQTQIQHQTLYDPNPQQSASLSPSLTDRYVHLPSPESSISPRAHRRRPRPVSTGNIHISFPIGPADLIPRSPVRSGEGAGIADWGEALSGATRSSDHWGSVGSEGGGGVSRSGNRRSSHCGTSPVREICSPISTSGPSPMGHHDILASGFRRRCHTLDSQLHTYHSGFEHIDRSQERVPRFMAGVTWLAPSRRNPAAPLNQSYEIENPSPSLLRPRVTPDLAQVKLRMEPEDPQVPHNGRITPTVLRNAAEAQGSKTEETQRRAQALEDMQRRLEEEHALQMSLLLAEQEKEQQRLRLELEETERRLKEQECVRPLTGDACRWKRRSVSDSCPAVSPSCLGLSPAQTPAERSPGHSIGFPSPVSSSVSSPSVHPPVYVWGPTWVANKPRARLSLVLTAEQQRALCRIGAITRGFLTRRLLKIDKVKHLRQTIVDTQEFIRSFQTEAPQKRGSFSPQDLSLQERVRAQLRAALYDIHEIFFEMPLEDRLALLQQDRELRAERKLRDMEKAKCPKERGVLSAATQRSLDRKKRVGESPAQARKMQQKPKSPTTNRILRPSQGQNSPVSGQLNRQGSWYRKTPEERVRRSENLKKQHSLG; encoded by the exons ATGTGTGGGTGTCAAGAGATGGAGAGCTACGATGAGTTCTGTCTGCGGAGTCTGGCTGTACTGCAAGAGGAGGGTAAATTGAGGAAGAGGACATGTGAGCCACTGTGTTCCCTGAAGGCTCGCTCTGTCATCCGCTTCCATGGAAGAGCGGTGCTTTCACCTCTG TTGAGTGCAGAGCAGCGCAATGAGATGTGTGACTACAGACGGAGGGCGGTCCAGCTGGAGTTGGACATGCAGAGCAAGCAGAGGAACAAGATTTTTGCACGCGTTCAGGACATACTGGACCAAGCTCAG GCATACAAAGTACCAAGTGAAGAGGCTGACAAGTTGCCAGTTTCTAAATCTGCAACAGTTGGTGGCTACACCCTGATCACTGACTCACCTGGACTTGCCAGAGACTCCGGACTTGGGCTTCAAACAAGTGATCAGACTGCCTCTGCATGCCCTGACACCGCCATCCTCAATGGCTACAAAGCAGCGGAGGAAGTGAAGGTagagagggaagagaagagtgaggaggaagaggaggaggaggaggaggaggaggaggaggaggaggaggaggaggaggatattaGTTTGGACAGCCTTCTCAAGCGATCAAGGGAGTATGTGAAGAGAGAGCAGAGTCAGCATGGGTCAAAAGTTGTTCACGCAGTCACTCGGACGCCCCCGCCTGAGATGGTCTCTGAGCAGGAGAATAAGACCAGTAGTCCAATGGGGGACACTGGTGTTGAGTTCGGATTCAGTCTGCACCATAGCCCCAATGGCCCACCTCAGACCCAGATCCAGCATCAAACTCTGTATGATCCCAATCCCCAACAGTCTGCCAGCCTCTCACCTAGTCTAACTGATCGGTATGTTCATCTCCCCAGTCCAGAGTCCAGCATTAGTCCCCGTGCACACAGACGCAGACCACGCCCAGTTTCTACAGGGAACATCCATATCTCATTCCCCATTGGGCCAGCAGATCTTATTCCCCGAAGCCCAGTAAGGTCAGGGGAAGGTGCTGGCATCGCGGACTGGGGAGAAGCACTCTCAGGGGCCACAAGATCTTCTGATCACTGGGGCTCAGTGGGGAGTGAAGGTGGGGGTGGTGTTAGCAGGAGTGGCAATCGTCGATCCAGTCATTGTGGTACCAGTCCAGTGCGGGAGATCTGTAGCCCCATCAGCACCTCAGGGCCCAGCCCGATGGGACACCATGACATCTTGGCTTCAGGATTTCGCCGGCGCTGCCACACCTTGGACAGTCAGTTGCATACCTATCACTCTGGATTTGAGCACATAGACCGCAGCCAGGAGAGGGTCCCTCGCTTCATGGCAGGAGTTACATGGTTGGCCCCAAGTCGGCGGAACCCTGCAGCCCCCTTGAACCAGTCATATGAGATAGAGAATCCTTCACCATCTCTGCTGAGGCCCCGCGTGACTCCTGACTTGGCTCAGGTCAAACTCAGGATGGAGCCTGAAGATCCTCAAGTGCCACATAATGGCAGGATCACGCCAACTGTCCTCAGAAATGCAGCTGAGGCACAAGGCAGCAAGACAG AGGAGACCCAGAGGCGAGCACAGGCTCTGGAGGACATGCAAAGGCGTCTGGAGGAGGAGCATGCCTTGCAGATGTCTCTGCTCCTGGCTGAGCAGGAGAAAGAGCAACAGCGCCTCCGTCTG gaGCTcgaggagacagaaagaaggcTGAAGGAGCAGGAGTGTGTGAGGCCTCTGACTGGGGATGCTTGTAGGTGGAAACGTAGGTCTGTGAGTGACAGCTGTCCTGCTGTGAGCCCCTCCTGCCTGGGACTAAGCCCTGCCCAAACACCAGCCGAAAGATCACCTGGGCACAGTATAG gtTTTCCCAGTCCTGTCAGTTCCAGCGtgtcctctccctctgtccatCCTCCTGTCTATGTGTGGGGGCCCACTTGGGTAGCTAACAAACCTCGGGCAAGGCTAAGTCTG GTTCTGACAGCAGAACAGCAGAGAGCGTTATGTCGAATTGGCGCCATCACTCGTGGCTTCCTCACACGGAGACTGCTCAAAATAGACAAAGTCAAACACCTGCGTCAGACCATCGTG GATACACAAGAGTTCATCCGTTCATTCCAGACTGAAGCTCCACAAAAGAGAGGCAGCTTTTCACCACAAGATCTCTCCCTGCAGGAGAGAGTTAGAGCCCAG TTACGTGCGGCCCTTTATGACATCCATGAAATCTTCTTTGAAATGCCTCTGGAGGATCGATTAGCATTGctgcagcaggacagagagCTCCGTGCAGAGAGGAAGTTACGCGACATG GAGAAAGCCAAGTGTCCCAAGGAGAGAGGCGTTCTATCTGCTGCCACACAGAGGTCTCTGGACCGGAAAAAGAG GGTTGGTGAATCCCCAGCGCAGGCTAGGAAGATGCAGCAGAAGCCAAAAAGCCCCACGACCAACAG AATCCTGAGGCCAAGCCAAGGCCAAAATTCTCCTGTCTCAGGTCAGCTGAACCGCCAGGG